A section of the Oncorhynchus gorbuscha isolate QuinsamMale2020 ecotype Even-year linkage group LG04, OgorEven_v1.0, whole genome shotgun sequence genome encodes:
- the si:dkey-245n4.2 gene encoding uncharacterized protein si:dkey-245n4.2, with protein MGNRFWGPCVFILVFHEAAGFSIRNELLGKCVQVLVQDGHPGSRVVLGECIPGSALQEWQWLPERLALSSWLTGECLSGQEHDLSVRLHHCDPGNEEGAGAAGGEVGREGQAWACSKKGHLTLQGKGLHLSAPHVSSKLTKVFLSKERRQASKWRTLGNHTVCGNRASHHHHHRHRSTQTAALPSSTSTPSNTNSQPQSISGDDVVSPNTTGMDLGTEHSHLVESTMGPEGPSMTFFNAEYGFGWKVTMLVLSSLALVLGTVMLLLNIHHNRKKKVVCVLKSYTPTGLVSQPGSPVLSERAPLTQHPMRPAHSPSLQRGEILIKWKDGTVTPLFDNNSYLTD; from the exons ATGGGGAACAGGTTTTGGGGTCCCTGCGTTTTCATACTCGTTTTCCACG AGGCGGCTGGCTTTAGCATCAGGAATGAGCTGCTGGGTAAGTGTGTGCAGGTCCTGGTCCAGGATGGGCATCCCGGGAGCAGGGTGGTGCTGGGGGAGTGCATCCCTGGTTCAGCGCTGCAGGAGTGGCAGTGGCTCCCTGAGCGCCTAGCCCTGAGCAGCTGGCTCACAGGAGAGTGTCTGAGTGGCCAGGAGCATGATCTGAGTGTCAGACTACACCACTGTGACCCGGGGAATGAGGAGGGAGCTGGGGCTGCAGGTGGCGAGGTGGGCAGGGAAGGCCAGGCATGGGCCTGCTCTAAGAAGGGCCACCTCACACTGCAAGGAAAGGGGCTTCACCTCAGCGCTCCTCACGTGTCCTCTAAGTTGACTAAGGTCTTCCTCTCCAAAGAGCGTAGACAGGCCAGCAAGTGGAGAACGCTGGGCAACCATACTGTCTGTGGGAATAGAGCcagccatcaccaccaccatcgccaCAGGTCCACACAAACTGCTGCTCTGCCCTCCTCAACAAGTACCCCTTCCAATACAAACAGCCAACCACAGTCGA TTTCCGGGGATGATGTTGTTTCCCCTAACACCACTGGAATGGACCTTGGgacagagcactctcatctggtTGAAAGCACCATGGGCCCTGAGGGCCCCTCAATGACATTCTTCAACGCTGAGTATG ggtttGGCTGGAAAGTGACCATGCTGGTGCTGAGCTCCCTGGCTCTGGTGCTGGGGACTGTCATGCTCTTACTCAACATTCACCACAACAG GAAGAAGAAAGTAGTGTGTGTGCTGAAGTCGTACACTCCTACAGGGCTTGTGAGTCAGCCGGGGTCCCCTGTGCTCAGCGAGAGAGCCCCCCTCACTCAGCACCCCATGCGGCCGGCACACTCTCCCTCGCTACAGCGGGGAGAGATCTTGATCAagtggaaggacggtaccgtcaCCCCGCTGTTCGACAACAACAGTTACCTGACTGACTga